A region from the Benincasa hispida cultivar B227 chromosome 12, ASM972705v1, whole genome shotgun sequence genome encodes:
- the LOC120068280 gene encoding IRK-interacting protein, which yields MAAAPSPTSFNSSPAPTLHHCSSLFTPIQESEREGREDAIPVDNRTQNTAAGTGGCTDRGTSPKHHSTPLNRTKNGKSHTVKKRSESESDSVSSSDGPVSCNRCRPHVREKISVVPLDNNNGVNKQTYFSMASPNGIFKSLISSLTRKSPKSINESSALTAREEQWRAAVTELSQKLVQATRKRDEAIMEASRLKYAMAELEKKLDKLETYCHGLKSGIEECSGNSPCQIGMYNQIQSFQQRNQKQVIEHFLVSVSESRSSIRLLSRSLTLQLRHVGAKVYERISVLLQPYDVKISFSKNPRSMLFYLEALLNQAFFEDFESIGFQKNASTQVLNPIERCETNFECFNFLHELTWEEVLSKGTKHFSEDFSRFCDRKMSEIVAMLGWNRAWPEPLLQAFFSASKSVWLLHLLANSVHPNLPIFRVDKEADFDSVYMEDMGGDKARKLIPSLVRIMIAPGFYVYGSVVKCKVLCRYNAATAAATAAASAVTAAALSP from the exons ATGGCTGCTGCTCCTTCACCCACTTCCTTCAATTCCTCGCCTGCTCCCACCCTCCACCACTGTTCATCCCTTTTCACGCCG ATTCAAGAATCCGAGAGGGAAGGGCGGGAGGATGCCATTCCTGTTGACAATCGGACTCAGAATACAGCCGCCGGGACTGGCGGCTGCACGGACCGGGGAACGAGTCCGAAGCATCACTCGACGCCGCTGAACCGGACCAAGAACGGAAAATCACATACGGTTAAGAAACGGTCGGAGTCGGAGTCGGATTCCGTGTCGAGTTCCGATGGGCCGGTGTCGTGTAACCGTTGCCGTCCTCACGTGCGAGAGAAGATCTCCGTTGTTCCGCTGGATAACAACAACGGCGTCAATAAACAAACCTATTTCTCCATGGCGAGTCCTAATGGCATTTTCAAATCCCTGATTTCGTCGTTAACGCGGAAGAGTCCGAAATCGATAAATGAATCTTCGGCTCTAACGGCTCGAGAAGAGCAATGGAGGGCCGCCGTCACGGAGCTGTCGCAGAAGCTAGTTCAGGCGACGAGAAAGAGAGATGAGGCTATTATGGAAGCTTCTAGATTAAAATACGCCATGGCTGAACTGGAGAAGAAGCTGGACAAACTCGAGACGTATTGCCATGGTTTGAAATCCGGGATAGAAGAATGCAGCGGCAATTCGCCTTGCCAAATTGGGATGTATAATCAAATCCAGAGTTTTCAACAGAGGAATCAGAAGCAAGTTATAGAACATTTCTTAGTTTCAGTATCTGAATCTCGATCGTCGATTCGGCTTCTTAGCCGGTCACTTACTCTGCAACTCCGCCACGTCGGAGCCAAAGTATACGAACGAATTTCCGTTCTTCTTCAACCTTACGATGTCAAAATCTCATTCTCCAAGAACCCTAGAAGCATGCTTTTCTACCTGGAAGCTCTGCTCAACCAAGCTTTTTTCGAGGATTTCGAATCGATAGGGTTTCAAAAAAACGCATCAACTCAGGTTCTAAATCCAATCGAAAGATGCGAAACGAATTTCGAATGTTtcaattttctccatgaattaaCCTGGGAGGAGGTTTTAAGCAAAGGCACGAAGCATTTCAGCGAGGATTTCAGCCGATTTTGCGACCGGAAAATGAGCGAGATCGTCGCGATGCTCGGATGGAACAGAGCCTGGCCGGAGCCGCTGCTGCAGGCATTCTTCAGCGCGTCGAAGAGCGTGTGGCTTCTGCACCTACTGGCGAACTCCGTACATCCGAATCTGCCGATTTTCAGAGTGGATAAAGAGGCCGATTTCGATTCCGTTTACATGGAGGACATGGGCGGCGATAAGGCCAGAAAGCTGATACCGTCGTTGGTCAGAATAATGATTGCACCTGGTTTCTATGTCTACGGCAGCGTGGTTAAATGCAAAGTGTTGTGCAGGTATAACGCCGCCACCGCCGCCGCCACCGCCGCCGCCTCCGCCGTAACCGCCGCGGCATTGTCACCGTAA